The bacterium (Candidatus Blackallbacteria) CG13_big_fil_rev_8_21_14_2_50_49_14 genomic sequence GCGGCTCCCAGAGAACCCCCTAAGAAAAGCATGTCCAGAAGCGGGTTGCCCGTGCCCGGCAATTGAGCAGAACCCTGTGAGGTTTTCTCAGGCTGTGTAATATACGCGCCGACCAAGCCTACAACACCACCCGCAACCGGCTGATCTTTAAAGACTTGATTGTATTTATTGCCCGGAGCCTGTTTAACAGGAGGGGCCACTGAAGCAGGGGCGGCAACTGAAGCAGGTGCAGACACAGGTGCAACAGCACTGGCAGGAGCCACAGGCTTCACAGTTTTGGCCACAGGTTTCACGGCTTTGACCACGGGCTTCATGGTTGATTTTTTAGGTGCCACTGTCTTGGCAGCAGCGGGGGGAGGATCTTCCAAATTGAGGTCAGAAAGATCAAGCGGCTCTTCTTGAGCTTGTTTAAAGGAAGAGTAAACAATTTCTTCTTCGTTTTCAGAAGTATGGCTCATTGGAGCAACAGCCACAGGCTTGCCTGAAAGTGTCAGAGGCTTGCCCTTCACCAAACCGCCCAAATTCAGAAAAGAAACAACGAGCAGTACGAAAGAAATAGCCAAAACTTCAGGCCAGCGGAAAAAGCTGCGCACATTATCAAAACTGACGGTAAAGGTATATTTATTGGTATTGAGATACAGCATATTGTGGACAGAAAAACCCAAACCCACAACAAAAACCAGCAAGAATAAAGTCATCGGCATACTCAGGCTCTTCTGAATCACTGTAAAAACAGCCAGAAGCGCCAAGGGCACAAAACCAAAAAGGGTAAGCAGGCGATAACCCCAGGGGTGACGCCAAATACCAGGAAGCGTATATTCTTTAGGTGGAGGCGGAGGAGCGACGGGCTCAGCAGGGCCAGCTTCAGCTTCTTCAGCTTCATCCTCTCCCAATAAGGAGGCGGCGAAGGCATTGGCTTCAGCCTGCTCGGCTTCTCTTTCAGCCTGCAGAGCTTCCATCATATCATCGCCAAAAAGGTCGTCGTCTTCTTCCTCTTCGTCTTCATCGTAATCATCATCTTGAGAAGCCATCATCATAGGCTTTCTCAGTAGTTCGTCAAACAGTGGATCTTGCTGGTACATAGTCAAACTCTATCTCTCTCTACCGACATTTTGATGACTCATGACTCTGTAATCTGGACAGCCAGGTGACGTCCGTCGGAGGTTGTGCCTGGCATGCCTTTCATGAGGGTATCTTTGCCAACCTTAACGGTCAGCGGCCTATCAATCGCTTGTTCAAGGACAATAAAGTCATTGAATTCCATATTCTGGATATCAGAAAAACTCATACGGGTTTTTCCGAGCTCAACGATGACAGGGGTTGTCACATCATCGACCATGGTGATGCGTTCTTGCACCTGTTCAAAATCAGCCTCTTCACGTGTACTTTCCAGTACATTCTGAAGCGCATGGTACAGAGGAGCCAGATAAGGCTGCGGGAAAACAAGTGCCGCTTTCTGAACATCACGCGCAATCATGGTGACCTGGAAGGTAATCAGCACGGAAGGCGTATCAGGATTGATACCCATCAGCAAATTGCGAAATTCATCAATGGTAGGTGTATTTGGAAACGTAGCCAATTGCAAACTCAAAGGATGGAATTCTCCCCAAACAGTGGAGAAGGCCTCGGAGAACTGTTGAATTCGGTTATCAATCTGACCGAGCTCAAATTCTGTAATTTCATTTTCAGACTCAGGTGCAATTTCTGCACCGGCCTGACGGACCATCGAAATAACAGATTCTTTTTCAATGACCAGGGCAACACCCCCGACCAAAGATTCGCCAAAGCCCAAAAGGGACCAGACAGAATCGCGCGGGTATTTGCGCAGAACCTGTTGAAAACTCTGCTGTTCCACGCTAATCACCTGCCAACTAGCAGCTGAAGTGGGTTCAGCGGACAAAATCTCAGTTAAAGTCTGGGCCACCCGGTCGTGAATATAGTACAAAGCTTTCTGGTCATCACCGGTGAGGGGCCGTGACTTGACAAAACGTAGTGACTGCAGTGGATTATTAGTCAAAGTAAGAACTACCTCATTCTCATCAGGAACTCATCTTATACATAATACGACAAGATCTTTGGATGTACAACGTGGGTTCATCACAGTTGTAAGGATTATGATGAATTTAAAATATAATTTTAACAAGCTTATCCTTAGTTCGGAGGGATTGTGTTACATTTCTTTAAGATGCGAAGCTTTTTGATTCTTACGGCAGGAGTCTTGCCTTTCCTGGTGCTTCCGGTCTCTGCGCGTACGGCAGCCGCCCCTTCTGGGCTGCAGTCTGCGTGGATGCAACCGGGGCTTTCTGCTGCCCATACTGGCATCCAGGTTTTTTCCCTCAAAACCGGGAAATCGATTCTTGCTCACAATGCTGAGATCCCGCTCATGCCAGCCTCAAATATGAAACTGGTCACTTCTGCAGCTGCACTTTCCCTTTTAAAACCTGAGTTTCGTTTTAAAACTTTGGTCTATACCAATGGCAGAGTTCAAGGCAATACCCTGAATGGAGATCTCTATCTCAAAGGCCTGGGCGATCCCGAGCTGACCGATGAACGGCTTTCCCAACTGGCTTCAGAAATTCGCTACAGCGGCATTCAGAAAATCAATGGCAAGCTGATTGCCGATGATCAATATTTTGATCAGGTACGCGAAGGCCGGGGCTGGAAAAAAACCTATGGCGCCTCAGCCTATAGCGCCCAGATCAGCGCCCTGTCTCTGAACCGCAATACCGTCAATGTCTGGGTGCGTCCCGGCCAGCCCGGCCAGGCAGCCGAAATCGCCCTGGAGCCCCCCAACCAGTTTTTTGAAATCGTCAACAATACCCGTACAGGCGGCAGAACCCGTCTGCAAATTGCACGCACCATGAATGGGGGCAAAAATCGGGTCACCGTCACCGGCTCGATCTCCCCCCAGGCCCGCCCCGAAAAAGAAGCAATCAACCTTGAAAACCCTGCACTTTATACTGGCTACGTGTTTAAACACCAGCTTCAAAAAGCAGGGATTGTCTTTACCGGCAGCGTGACACAGGGCAAAACTCCCAGTGGCGTTTATGAATTGGGGCGCACCGAATCCCGTCCCCTGCGGGATATTGTCGGCGAACTGAATAAACACAGTATTAATCTGATTGCCGAAAATCTGCTCAAATACATGGGTGCGCTTTTTGAGGGAGAACCCGGCAGCTCCGCCAAAGGCGCCAAAGTGGTACAGGAAAAGTTTTTACAGGAAATGGTGGGCCTGGGCCCCAAAAACGGCATCAGCATGGCCGATGGCTCTGGGCTTTCGCCCCTGAACCGAGTCACCGCCGATTCTCTGGCAAAAATTCTGATGTATATGCAGGGCCAGTTTGATGTCGGCGTAGATTATATCTCTTCGCTTGCCATTTCAGGGGTCGATGGCACCTTGCACACCCGCCTCAACAGTCCAGGCCTGAAACGTCGGATTCGCGCCAAAACAGGTTTTATCAACGGGGTTTCTTCACTCTCTGGCTATTTACAGACCAAAAACAATGAAACCCTGGTCTTCTCATTTTTAATGAATCACTTCACAGGGGTTTATGCTGCACGCGCCAGTCAGGACAACCTCTGTGCCCGCCTGGTCAACTGGAGCAGCACGCCTTAAAGCTGAACCAAAGGTACCAATTGCAAAGCCAGCTCATGATTTTTTTCGGGGCTGGCTTCAATATCCAGCTTTAACACAAAAATAAACCGGCCCCGCTGAAACAGCAGGGTCTGGTTGTGTGCGTTCCAGGCCGCTTTAAAGACGGGCGCATTCTTCTGATTCGGTTTGGCCGGTTTGGCGGGGGCTTTTGCAGGCGGCTTTTCAGCTTTAAATAGCTGCCCAGCCAGCGGATCCGGGCTGCCATAGCCTGATTCTACGCCCCCCGCCAGTAAAGCCAGATAAGCCGCAATCGCCTCTTCAGCAGAGGCATATTCTCCCCGGATTTCGAGATCCAGCGAGGCCCAGGTGGCAAGCGGCTGGTAAGCTGCCCCGCCTCTTTGCATCGAGGCCCTCAAACGGGCCTCATTTTCAGCCTTGATTTGCTCAGCACTGGCTTTGGGCCATTCAAAATGACAGCGTCCCTTGACCTGACTGGTCTGTTGAATCGCCTCCGCTTTTTTAACCAGGGAATGAATTTGTCCGGCATTGAGCAGGCCACAGTCACGCTCCTGGGCCTGAGCGGCCAGAGGATTTAAACAGCACACCCCCCACAGAAATCCCAATCCCATCCATATCAGACGCATCTTTTCTTTCCCCCTTCACGATGGTTCAGCAGAGCTTGGTACAATACCCTAACAGCGCAGAAGCAAAAACTCTGTTTTTGACAATTTTTCAGGCGCTCAGCTTTGTTCTCAGCAAAGCCGACCGTCTGGCAGATCTGAGGCGCATGGCGCGCACAGACTTCAGACAGGCGTTTCTTTCTGCGAGAAGCTCTAGAAATCATACAACACGAGGAACTGTTTATGGGATATACCTATGTCGTTTTAGGAGCCGGAATTCAAGGCACCACCATCGCCTACGATATGGCGCGTTTTGGCGAAGCAGAGAAGGTGATGTTGCTGGACATGAGTCTGGAACAGGCCCAGAAATCTGCAGAACATATCAACCGCCTGCTCGAAAAACCCTTGGTAGAAGCCGGCAGCATTGATGTGCGCAACCGTGAGCAATTGCTTGCAGCCCTCCAACCCGCTGACAGCTGCCTGAGTGCCGTGCCTTATTTTCTCAACCCTGAAATTGCGGCCTGTGCTGTGGAAGCCAAAACCAATTTCTGCGATCTGGGCGGCAATACCGATGTGGTTTTTCAAGAACTGGCCCTGCATGAAAAAGCCCTGACAGCAGGCGTTTCTGTGATTCCCGATTGTGGTCTGGCACCGGGCCTGGGCAACACCCTGGCAGCCCACGGCATTGGCCAGCTCGATCAGTGTGATGAGGTACAGGTACGTTGTGGTGGCCTGCCTCAGAACCCCCAGCCCCCCCTGGATTATATGCTCGTTTTCAGCGTAGAAGGGCTGACCAATGAGTATTTTGGCGAAGCCGTGATTCTACGGGACGGAAAAATCGACAAGGTCAAAACCTTTGCCGAGCATGAACTTTTGCAATTGCCGGCTCCCCTGGGCGAATGTGAGGCCTTTACCACCTCAGGCGGCACCTCCACCTGCCCCTGGACCTTTGAAGGCCAGGTCAAAACCTACGAATACAAAACCATTCGCTACAAAGGCCACTACGAAAAAATGAAGGTCATGCATGATCTGGGCCTGCTCGATCTTGAAGCGATTGAAGTGGATGGCCAGCAGGTCATTCCCCGCCATGTCTTTCATGCCGCAGCCCTGAAAAAGCTCAATTTTCCAGGCGAGAAGGATCTGGTGGTTTTGCGCGCCACCTGCAAAGGCAGCCGGGATGGTCAGGCCAAAACCCTGGAATACACCATCGTCGATTTCTTCGACGAAAGCACAGGCTTCAACGCCATGTCACGCATGACGGGCTATCCCGCCTCGATTGTGGCGATCATGATGGCCCGTGGCCAAACCGAGCGCGGGGCCATTCCGCTCGAAAAGTCGGTGCCCACCGCTCCGTTTCTGGAAGAACTGGCCCTGCGGGGAATCAAGCTTCAGATTCAGGAAAGCTGAAATCATGGGGGGGCGGGTTCGCGCTATACTTAAGAAAAAATCCAGTGAGATCATCATGAAGCCTGTTTTCTATCTTTTGAGCGCAAGCCTTGTTTTGGCCTGTTTACAGCCTTGGGTCAAAGCCGCCCCCTCGCTTTTCTCGCTTAAAAATGAAAGCCACCAGACCGTGGCACAAATCGCACCTGAAAACTTTTTCAAAATCGGCCCCGCCCGGCTGGCCAAACAGCACTTGGAGACCTCGCCGGTGCAGTTGGCGGCCGTTGCCCGCAGCACCCTGGCCTATCTTGAAAAACATGCCCAGGATGACGCAGAAGCCGTTCATGCCGGGCTCTTTGGCAGCCTGGGGGTTTCCCTGGATCAGGTCAAGGCCACCTTGGCCTTTCTTGTTAGAACCGTCGAAGAAGATCAGGCCGCCAAGCGGCCCTTTCGCCTCAATGATCCCGCTTTTCTTGAACAGCATTTTCGCTTTTTTGATTGGAAAGCCGATCAAAAAAACGCAGCGGCCCACAAGGTCAAGGTCAGCGATCAGCGCATCCGTTTAACCAAATATGTGGTCTTTGAAGCTGCGGGCAGCCCGGTCAAAACAGCACAGCAAAACTGTGCCCTCTACGCTTTGCCCAAGGAAGAGGCCCAACTCAGTGCCGACGAAGCTGAACAAGAAAAAAGCCGCCTGATTCGCTACCGTTTTAGCAAACAACAAGTGGTTGCAGGGGCGGTAGACAAACTGGGAGTAAAACCCCTGGTCTGGGTCAGCCGCCAAGGGCTTGAAGACGCCCTGATGCAGGGCAGCCTGATGGTGCGTATGAATGATGGCAAAATGCGCATGTTCAATGTGCACCGCAACAATGGCATTGGCTATGACCGCAAAATCAAAGACCCGCGCCAGCAACGCCGCTATTGGTATTTCAAAGAAGTCGCCGGGATTCAGGGCTATGGCAAAGATGAAAAAATCATCGTCCAGCCCGCAGTGACCGTCGCCGGTGATGTGTTTAATCTGGGCTTGGGCAAATTGGTGGCCCTGCGCTACCCGCTTCAGGGCAAACCTGTCATGCGTCTGGCCATTCTGGCAGACACCGGCGGGGCCTTTATTCCCAATCTCTACCAATTGGACTATCTGGCAGGCGTTTTTCCTGACCGTGAGGCGTTCCGCAAAGGGGTTCAGCACCTGCCCGAATATGCTGAAGCCTCGGTTTTACTGCTCAAATAGCCATGCAGATTCGCCTCAGCACGACCGAACTTGAAATTGAGGGCCAACCCGGCATTCTCTATGGGGGAGAATTTCAGTATTTTCGCATTCCCGCCACCCTCTGGGAAGAAAGCCTGCGCCAATTGGCCGAGGCCCAGATAAATTTTATTTCCTGTTATATTCCCTGGATCTGGCATGAATATGAAGAAGGCCAATACGATTTTACAGGGCAAACCGTGCCTGAGCGCGATCTTGAGCGTTTTCTCAGCCTGGTAGAAAGCCACGATCTGGCCCTGATTGTGCGCCCCGGCCCCTATGTCTATGGCGAATACCAGGGCTTTGGCATTCCCGACTGGCTGCGCCAGAAACACCCTGAAATTCTGATTGTCTATGAAACAGGCCTGACCAGCAATGAAATTGCCCTCAACCATCCGGTTTTTCTGAGCTATACCCGCCGTTGGCTCGAAGCCGTGACCCATTATCTGCGTCCCCGCCTCGACAATGGACGGATTATTGCCTGTCAGCTCGACAATGAAACGGGTCTGCCACAATATGGCGGTGTGGCCTATGCCGGAGATTTTAATCCCCATACGGTTGAAAGCTACCATCTCTGGCTGCGCCGCTATTATCCTTCGATAGAGCACCTGAACCGCATCTGGCATAGCAGCTTTGAACAGTTTGAAGAGATTGAACCCCCGCGCAAAAGTGCCTTTGCTGCAGTGCCGTTCCGACAATGGGCGGCCTTTATTGAGGATTATCTGGTGCACTATCTCGAAAGCCTGAAACAGATGGTCAGAAGCCTGGGTGTGCAGTGCCTGCTCTATCTCAACGATCCCTATCTTTGTCAATGGCCCAATAACAGCTCAAAAAAAGCCCGCTTGGCCCTGACCGGCTACGATATCTACAGCAAGTTCACCACCGACAGCGAATCGACCCATGACGTACCCTTTGGCATCTCTTTCGCGCCAGAATTTTACCGCAGCCTAAATCCCCAGCGTCTGCTGATGGGGGTTGAAGTCGGCAGTGGCTGGTTTGATCCCCGTGTAAAGATCCGCAAGGAAGCGTTTCTGCAAAATGGCATGGTGGCACTCTTGCGGGGTATGCGGGTGCTGAATTGGTATTTGCTGCACGATTGCGTAGAAACCGACGGTATTCCCTGGGTATTTCAATCCCCGCTCGACAAAGACGGGCAACCCGTAGACCGTTACCCCGTCATGCAGGAAATTGGCGGATTTATTCAAAACCACGCCCCACTTTTGGCCCAAAGTGAAATTCTACAGAGTCCGATTGGCCTGCTCAAATATATTCCCCAGGGGCGCGATTTTCTCAAGTCCAATTTCAATGTCTGGAGCGCGCTCGACATGATGGACAACGCCCTCTGTCATTTTTCCGGGCTGACCGCCATGCACGGGGTGCTGCTCGAAAGCGGCTATAACCCGGTGGTGCATGATCTTGAGCGCATCAGCCTGCAGGAACTGGAAGCCCTGGATGTGGTTTTTCTGGCCTCGACCAATCTGATGGAACGGGACATGTACCAGAAACTTGTCTATTATGTCGAAAACGGGGGCACGCTGGTTTCATTTGGCAGCCCCGTGGCCACAGATTTACAGGGCGAACCCTATGCCCACAACCCCCTGTTTCCGGCCAAACCCTATGGGCACGGCAATAAATTGCAATATGGCACCAATACCGTGCTTTCGCAGGTTGCCCTGGATATTATGGATTACCAGATGATGCGCCGCAGCATTTCCCACAAACTCTCACTGCATACCCTCGATATGATGCACCCTTTCGTAGAATTTACCAAATATGTAGGCAAATCAGGGGCCTGGATTGAAACCGAACGGGCGGAGCCCTTCTGGGCCAGCCGTTTCGCCAGTTTCTGGCAGGGAGGCGGCATTTCACCTGTGCTGCGCCAACCCGATGGGGCTACCGTTGGGTATAGCAAGCGCTTGGGGCGGGGTCGCCTTTATTTTCTGGGCACCTTGCCCGGCCTGTTTTTTGACACCCCCGGCTATTACACGATTGAACCCGACAAGAAACAGTCGGTTCTGCGCTTCTTTGGGCAGTTGCTGAAAGAAAACGGGCTTTCGCCCCTGGTAGAAGGCGTGCCCCATACTGAGGTGATTCTGCGCCAAACCCCTGAAGGCAGTTTGATCGCGGGCCTGATCAACCGGGGGCCCGCCCAGGAAGTCACCCTGACCTTGAATATGATGCAACCCTTTCAAAGGGTCGAAACCTTGTTCTTGAGCCACCCAGAAACGGATCGGATTGAAAAAGCCCGTTATCAAAGGCTCAAGGGTTTTCTTTCCAAGGATGCTGTGGCCGTGGTGCATT encodes the following:
- the dacB gene encoding D-alanyl-D-alanine carboxypeptidase/D-alanyl-D-alanine-endopeptidase; this translates as MRSFLILTAGVLPFLVLPVSARTAAAPSGLQSAWMQPGLSAAHTGIQVFSLKTGKSILAHNAEIPLMPASNMKLVTSAAALSLLKPEFRFKTLVYTNGRVQGNTLNGDLYLKGLGDPELTDERLSQLASEIRYSGIQKINGKLIADDQYFDQVREGRGWKKTYGASAYSAQISALSLNRNTVNVWVRPGQPGQAAEIALEPPNQFFEIVNNTRTGGRTRLQIARTMNGGKNRVTVTGSISPQARPEKEAINLENPALYTGYVFKHQLQKAGIVFTGSVTQGKTPSGVYELGRTESRPLRDIVGELNKHSINLIAENLLKYMGALFEGEPGSSAKGAKVVQEKFLQEMVGLGPKNGISMADGSGLSPLNRVTADSLAKILMYMQGQFDVGVDYISSLAISGVDGTLHTRLNSPGLKRRIRAKTGFINGVSSLSGYLQTKNNETLVFSFLMNHFTGVYAARASQDNLCARLVNWSSTP
- a CDS encoding saccharopine dehydrogenase encodes the protein MGYTYVVLGAGIQGTTIAYDMARFGEAEKVMLLDMSLEQAQKSAEHINRLLEKPLVEAGSIDVRNREQLLAALQPADSCLSAVPYFLNPEIAACAVEAKTNFCDLGGNTDVVFQELALHEKALTAGVSVIPDCGLAPGLGNTLAAHGIGQLDQCDEVQVRCGGLPQNPQPPLDYMLVFSVEGLTNEYFGEAVILRDGKIDKVKTFAEHELLQLPAPLGECEAFTTSGGTSTCPWTFEGQVKTYEYKTIRYKGHYEKMKVMHDLGLLDLEAIEVDGQQVIPRHVFHAAALKKLNFPGEKDLVVLRATCKGSRDGQAKTLEYTIVDFFDESTGFNAMSRMTGYPASIVAIMMARGQTERGAIPLEKSVPTAPFLEELALRGIKLQIQES